From one Luteolibacter sp. SL250 genomic stretch:
- the cysE gene encoding serine O-acetyltransferase, giving the protein MSESQHIGGPPASTIGVNDLWESLRSEAAVIRESEPHLAHLLEDVIISRESMGAALGARLSRRLAREDMPRQSMEPMLTEVFEKHPLTVCAASRDLLAMFERDPACFSPLEPLLFFKGFLALSTYRVSHQLWLDGRRWLALYLQSLASEAFAVDIHPAATIGSGILLDHATSFVVGETAIIEDDVSILHEVTLGGTGKQTGARHPIVRSGVLIGAGAKILGRVEIGTGAKVGAGSVVLNDVPPHKTVAGVPAVVVGQSREENPAIEMNQRLDCMNGYGI; this is encoded by the coding sequence ATGAGCGAATCCCAACACATCGGCGGTCCACCCGCCAGCACGATCGGTGTCAATGATCTATGGGAATCCCTCCGGTCCGAAGCGGCGGTCATCCGGGAGAGCGAGCCGCATCTCGCCCACTTGCTGGAGGACGTCATCATTTCCCGTGAAAGCATGGGGGCTGCCCTGGGCGCGCGGCTTTCCCGCAGGCTGGCCCGGGAGGACATGCCCAGGCAGAGCATGGAGCCGATGCTGACGGAGGTATTCGAAAAGCATCCGCTCACGGTCTGCGCCGCTTCACGGGACCTGCTGGCCATGTTCGAGCGGGATCCCGCGTGCTTCTCCCCGCTGGAGCCGTTGCTTTTCTTCAAGGGCTTCCTGGCCCTCAGCACCTACCGGGTGTCCCACCAGCTCTGGTTGGACGGACGGCGCTGGCTTGCGCTGTATCTCCAGAGCCTGGCGAGCGAGGCGTTCGCCGTGGACATCCACCCGGCGGCCACCATCGGCAGCGGCATCCTGCTGGACCATGCCACCTCCTTCGTCGTCGGTGAAACGGCGATCATCGAGGATGACGTCTCCATCCTCCATGAGGTGACGCTGGGTGGGACCGGAAAACAAACGGGGGCCCGCCATCCCATCGTCCGGTCCGGCGTTCTCATCGGCGCCGGGGCGAAGATCCTCGGCCGCGTGGAGATCGGCACCGGCGCGAAGGTCGGCGCTGGCAGCGTGGTCCTCAACGACGTCCCACCCCACAAGACCGTCGCCGGTGTCCCGGCGGTGGTCGTCGGCCAGTCCCGCGAGGAAAACCCCGCGATCGAGATGAACCAGCGGCTCGACTGCATGAACGGATACGGAATCTGA
- a CDS encoding type II toxin-antitoxin system RelE/ParE family toxin yields MSVFVLSDEALSDLFDAWSFVANDHPIAADKLEQDILRACALLARHPGIGHRRADLYDDDSVRFHPVRTWYLVVYEWNTTPLSIVRILHGSRDVIRELGDG; encoded by the coding sequence ATGAGCGTTTTCGTTCTCAGTGACGAAGCCTTGTCCGATCTGTTCGACGCATGGTCGTTCGTGGCGAATGACCATCCCATCGCGGCGGACAAATTGGAGCAGGACATCCTTCGCGCTTGTGCCTTGCTTGCCCGGCATCCCGGCATCGGGCACCGCCGCGCGGACCTATATGACGATGATTCCGTCCGCTTTCATCCGGTGCGGACGTGGTATCTCGTGGTCTATGAATGGAACACCACCCCATTGAGCATTGTCCGTATTTTGCATGGTTCCAGGGATGTCATCCGGGAGTTGGGAGACGGATGA